The segment TGACCGCAACAAAAATTGTCGCCAAGGCGATAAAAAAAGTCAGCGAAAATAATCCCAAGATGAGTATTATCTTAATTACGCACTATGACAAATTTCTAAAACAATTAAAACCGAATCGAATTTTGAAGATTGAAAAAGGAATGGTAACAACGAAATAGAACCGATCAGGGTCCGTCCTTTTTTCAAAAAGGACGGACCCTTTCATTCTAATTCCTGTCCTCTTTCCGCGTTTGACGATTATTCGTATCCGTGCCATACTATGGGCATGATTACTGGTGAAATGTCGCGCATCGTTCCGTTAACTGCGGGAATACCTATCGTTTTACCGCCCAATGCGGTAGCCGTTTTGACAACTTCGGCAATTCGTTCCGCGACGGCGGATTTTCTTAAGATCTTAGACGAACGGTCAAAAAGAGTGGTTATTCGTCGTTTTGGTTTGGATGGCGAGGGCTTAAGAACCCTGCATGCCATTGGCATAGAAGAAGGCGTGACGCGTGAGAGAATTCGTCAGGTCGAGCAGGCCATCTTGAAATTATTTCGTTCTGAAAAAAGGAATTCGACAGAATTTACCAACATAAAAAAAGTGCAAGATGCTTTACTCCAGGTGATTGCTTTTTTGGGTGGTGTTGTGCGCGAAGAATTGCTTTGTGAATTGTTGGGACTAAAAACAAAAGCCGATAGCGCGTCATTGGGTTTTCTTCTGAAATCCTTACAGGGTGTTACGGGGGTGCGGGAATCGAATCGATATAAAAGCTACTTTCGACACGAAGTGCATGTTGGTTTCGAAAAAATTATTGTCGCGGCAAGAGAAATTTTGAACGAAAAGAAAAGTCTTTTGTCCGATGCCGATTTGTTTGGAAAAGTTCGCGAACGTTGCGCGATTAATTCGAGTAATCCGATCATTTTTTCAGTTTTATTGATTGCTCACGATTTAGTGCGGACGCCGTTTGGACAATGGGGTATTCGCGGTTGGGTTGAA is part of the bacterium genome and harbors:
- a CDS encoding sigma factor-like helix-turn-helix DNA-binding protein yields the protein MGMITGEMSRIVPLTAGIPIVLPPNAVAVLTTSAIRSATADFLKILDERSKRVVIRRFGLDGEGLRTLHAIGIEEGVTRERIRQVEQAILKLFRSEKRNSTEFTNIKKVQDALLQVIAFLGGVVREELLCELLGLKTKADSASLGFLLKSLQGVTGVRESNRYKSYFRHEVHVGFEKIIVAAREILNEKKSLLSDADLFGKVRERCAINSSNPIIFSVLLIAHDLVRTPFGQWGIRGWVEATPRGVGDKAYVVLKRDGEPMHFLKITDFINGAKFDGRIAHPQTVHNELIRDERFILVGRGMYALKEWGYRAGTVGDVLERIIKENKENSISMNKEDLIEEVLKERIVKRNTILLALQNRKRFVRDAQGLYAIVAFSTTVDDKVAMEKQKQIINNDGAVDPAPKTEDFLGGNA